The following are encoded in a window of Nitrospirota bacterium genomic DNA:
- a CDS encoding peroxiredoxin, translating into MPQEFKPGCARPTGGVVGEKEKEKIPENEQPMKKEEKTMILIGRKAPDFTAPAYHQGKFVNLQLSEYFGKWILLCFYPGDFTFVUATELSAVAEKYPEFKKLGVEIFSMSIDSVFVHKMWNDHELSKMVKGGIPFPMLSDTGGKVGSVYGVYDDNAGVETRGRFIIDPDGIIQGYEILTPPVGRNVSESIRQIQAFQHVRKSKGTEAMPSGWKPGKITLKPGPDLVGNVWKVWKTKMAFD; encoded by the coding sequence ATGCCGCAAGAATTTAAACCCGGTTGTGCACGACCAACCGGAGGCGTTGTTGGAGAAAAGGAAAAAGAAAAAATACCGGAAAATGAACAGCCTATGAAAAAGGAGGAAAAGACCATGATTCTTATCGGGCGAAAAGCACCGGATTTCACTGCTCCAGCTTATCATCAGGGGAAATTCGTCAATTTACAACTATCAGAATATTTTGGGAAATGGATTTTACTTTGTTTCTATCCGGGTGATTTTACCTTTGTGTGAGCAACAGAACTTTCAGCAGTTGCTGAAAAATACCCTGAGTTTAAAAAACTTGGTGTCGAGATATTCTCTATGAGTATCGACAGTGTATTTGTTCACAAGATGTGGAATGACCACGAACTTTCAAAAATGGTAAAAGGCGGAATACCCTTCCCTATGCTATCTGACACCGGAGGAAAAGTTGGGAGTGTTTACGGTGTATATGATGATAATGCAGGTGTTGAAACAAGGGGAAGATTTATAATTGACCCTGATGGAATAATTCAGGGATACGAGATACTGACTCCACCTGTTGGTAGGAATGTGAGTGAATCTATCAGGCAGATACAGGCGTTCCAACATGTACGGAAAAGTAAAGGGACAGAAGCAATGCCATCAGGATGGAAACCCGGCAAGATAACTTTAAAACCAGGACCAGACCTTGTCGGAAATGTATGGAAGGTTTGGAAGACAAAGATGGCTTTTGACTAA